Below is a genomic region from Candidatus Rokuibacteriota bacterium.
GGTTTCGAACCGCCGACCTCTTGCGTGTCAAGCAAGCGCTCTCCCACTGAGCTACGAGCCTGCCTCCCCGGAAAAAACAGTGAACATGCTACAGGATACGCGACAGGCCTGTCAAGGGAGGCGCCCCCGGCCGAGGGCGTTCCTAGCGCAGGAACTGGTTCACGAAGCTGTTGCCGACGATCTGGTAGCTGAACAGGCCGCTGACGGGGAGCCCCTTCTGGCCGAGGATGTCCGGCACGGGCGGGAAGGGCTGGGCCAGGCGCACCGCGTTCATCGCGTACTCGTCGAGGATCTCGACGCCCGAGGAGCGCCTGAGCTCCAGGAGCTGCAGGTGCCCGTCCTTGGCGATGTGGAACTCGATGAGGAGCTGACCGCCGATGCCGCGCTCCCCCGCCTCGCGCGGGTAGATCCACTTCGACTTGATGCGCTCGCGGAGCTTGCCGAAGTAGTCGACGTACTTCGGATCCTGGGTGTCGAGCGGGACGGGCTCGCCCTCGACGCCGCCGTGCCCGTCCCTGAGCCCCCCGCCGCCCCCGGGCCGCCTCAGCATGGCGGCCGGAAGGTCGAGCCCTGCCCTGGTCTTCGCCAGCATCTGCCCTCCCGGCTCGGATGCCGGAGCCGGACGCGCGGCGCCGGGCCTGCCTTCCGAGGGGGTGGACTCCGTGGGCTGAGTCGGGGGGGCGGGGCTCTCGCGCTCGGGGGCGCGGGCCTGAGGCCCGGGGACGGGCGCCGGCTCGGGGGCGCGCGGCGCCGGGGTCTCCGGTGGGGGTGCGGGCGACGCCTTGGCGACCTGCTGCTGGGGGGAGGCCGGCACGGGCGCCGGCTTCGGTGCCTCGGCGACCCTGGGCCGCGCCTCCCGGGCCTTGGGCACTGGCGGCTCCTGGGCGCGGCGCGCGGGCGGCGCCTGCTCCGGCCCCACGGGACGCGCCGGATTGCCGCGCGGGGCCGGCTCCTCGGGCCGGTCGGGGGCGATATCGACGAAGAGCGGCTCCCCGCGCTTGACGATGATCGTCGGTCCGAGGGCGCCCGCCAGGTACACGGAGGCGGCAAGCAGCGCGTGGAGCGCGACCGAGCAGACGAGGGCAACCAGCAAGACCCGCCGCGAACGGTCTGTCGGCAGCCAGATCTTCATACCCCGCGATTATGCCACGGCCCACTCCCGGGGCCCGGCTCCCTGACCACGGCCTGCCAGGCCGCTGGAACCCCCGCATCCTACAGGGTGCGGCCGACGGCCTCCGCCACCGGGCGCAGCTCCCGCATGAGCTGGGCGAACCTGGACGGCTTGAGGGACTGCGGCCCGTCCGACAGGGCCTCCTCCGGCCGCGGGTGCACCTCGACGATGAGCCCGTCGGCCCCGCAGGCCACCGCCCCCTTGGCCATGGCAGGCACGAGGTCCCAGTGGCCCGTCCCGTGGGAGGGGTCCACCACCACCGGCAGGTGCGACAGCTTCTTGATGACCGGAACGGCGTTGAGGTCGAGGGTGAAGCGCGTCGCCGTCTCGAAGGTGCGGATACCCCGCTCGCAGAGGATCACGTTGGGGTTGCCGGCGGACAGGATGTACTCGGCCGAGAGCAGGAACTCCTGGATGCTCGTGGCCATGCCGCGCTTGAGGAGCACGGGCTTGCCCATCTCCCCCACGCGGCGGAGGAGCGTGAAGTTCTGGATGTTGCGCGCGCCGATCTGCAGGACGTCGGCGTACTCCGCCACGAGCTCCACGCTCTCCGTCTCCAGCACCTCGGTGACCACGGGCAGCCCCGTCCGCTTCTTGGCCTCCTTGAGGTACTTGAGCCCCTGCTCCTTGAGCCCCTGGAAGGCGTAGGGCGAGGTGCGAGGCTTGTAGGCCCCGCCTCTGAGGATGCTGGCACCGGCCTGCTTGACGGCCTCGGCCACCTCGAAGACCTGCCCCTCCGACTCCACCGAGCAGGGCCCCGCCATCACGATCACGCGCTGGCCGCCCACGGTCACGCCGTTGACCCGCACCTCGCTCGGCTCCGGCCGGATCTCGCGGCTCGCGAGCTTGAACGGCTGCTGCACGGGCATGACGGCTTCCACCGTCTCCAGCGCCTCCAGCAGCCGCAAGTCGGCCTTGCCGCGCTCCTCACCGACGGCGGCGACGATGGTCTTGAACTCGCCGCGGATGGTGTGGGGCTGGTACCCCAGCTCGAGGACACGCCCGCACACGTGATCGACTTCCGCGTCCGTCACTCCCGACCTGAGCACGATGATCATCTTGTTCTCCTTCGCCTGGGGCGGGCACCGGGCTGTCGCCCGCCCGCCCCCGCCGCAACGTCGCGCCCCGCTGATTCCCGCGCGGGGCGTCAGCCGCCGTCACCCGCGCCGGGTCTCAGTCGCCCTCATCCCGGGCGGGTACCCGGGCTGTCGCCCGCCCGCCCCCGACGGAACCTCACGCCGCGCTCTTTCTCCCGCGGGGCGTCAGCCGCCGTCTCTGTCGCCCGATCTCAGCCGCCGCCCTCACAGGGTGCGCCCGAGGACTTCGGCGAGGGGGCGAAGCTCCCTCATGAGCGCGGCGAAGCGGTCCGGCTTGAGGGACTGCGGCCCATCCGACAGCGCCTCCTCCGGCTTGTTGTGGACCTCGATGATGAGCCCGTCGGCCCCGGCGGCGAGCCCCGCCCGCGCCATCGCGGCCACGTACTCCCAGTGCCCCGTTCCGTGGCTCGGGTCCACCACGACAGGCAGGTGCGAGAGCTTCTTCACGACGGGGACGGCGCTGAGGTCGAGGGTGAAGCGCGTCGCCGTCTCGAAGGTGCGGATGCCCCGCTCGCAGAGGATCACGTTGGGGTTGCCGCCCGCCAGCACGTACTCGGCGGACAGCAGCCACTCCTGGATCGAGGTGGACATGCCGCGCTTGAGGAGCACGGGCTTGCCGCACTCGGCGACCCGCTTGAGCAGGGAGAAGTTCTGGACGTTGCGCGCGCCGATCTGCAGCACGTCGGCGTGCTCCGCGACCACCTCCACCTTGTCGGGCTCCATCACCTCCGTCACCACCGGCAGCCCCGTCTTGCGACTCGCCTCCGCCAGGAGCGCGAGCCCCTCCTCCTCCAGCCCCTGGAAGGCGTAGGGCGAGGTGCGCGGCTTGAACGCCCCGCCCCGGAGCATGTGGGCGCCGCCGTCCCTGACCCCCTCGGCCACGGCCATGAGCTGAGCGCGCGACTCCACCGAGCACGGTCCCGCCATGACGACCACCGGCCGGCCGCCCACCGGCACTTCCCCCACCTTGAACTGGGTGCTCCCGGGGTGGGCTTCGCGGCTCGCGAGCTTGAAGGGCTGGAGGATCCGGACGACCCCCTCCACGGCATCCAGCGACTGGAGCGCCAGGAGCTGTTCCTTCGCGCGATCGTCCCCGACCACGCCAATGATGGTCCGTACCTCCCCCCGGGAGAGGTGGGTCCTGAATCCGAAGTCCACCACCCGCCGGCAGACGTCCTCGATGTCCGCCTCGGTCGATCCCGGCTTCATGATGATGATCATGCCGTGCCTTTCCCGGGCTCCCCTCGCCCGCCGGACGCTCGCGCTCCGCGACTTCCCTCGCCCGATCTCAGCAGCCGTCAACACAAAGAAAAACGCCGCGGGCCTGTTGCCCGCGGCGTTGGGCTCGATCTCGATCGCCACGGGCTGGCGGTTCGTCCGCCCGTGGCTCCCGGAGGCTAGCTCAGGAAAGCCAGTAGGCGGACGGGGGGAAAGTAAAAGTAGAACCGCCAGCCCTGCGCGACCCCGTTCCCCGTCCGTGCCACCGTCTTGCCTCCTGTGCGAAACGTGGGTGCCAGTCTACGAAGCCGCCGGGGGCCTGTCAAGCCCCCCCTTCCCCGGACCCCTGCCCGTTGCGCGCCTGGAGCCACCCGACGATACGGTGGCGATAGTAGTAGAGGGGCAGAGCCACGGCCACGGCGAGGGTGGTAAGGAGCACCACCTGGATGTAGTGGCCGGCCGCGGTCTGGGAGCCCTGGGCTGACAGGATCCAGGTACCCGGCATCCGGCCGAGCCCGGAGACCAGCGCGAACACCCACACCGGCATGGGGCTGATCCCGAAGAGGTAGCAGACCATGTCCTTGGGCAGACCGGGGATGAGATAGATGATGAAGCAGAGGATGGCGCCTTCGGCCTCGACGATGAACCCGAGCCGGGCCCACGTCTCATTGCTCACGAGCTTGCGGACGAAGTGCGCGCCGAGCCAGCGTCCGGCCCCGAAGGCGGCCACGGAGCCCAGGGTGAGTCCGATCGTCGAGTAGACGAAGCCCAGCGACACCCCGAAGAGGTAGCCCCCGAGGAAGCCCGTGGCCTCGCCGGGGACGGGGGAGATGACGACCTGAAGCGCCTGGATGACGATGAAGATCACCGGGGCCAGGATCCCCCATTCCCGCAGGGTCAGCTTCAGGAACTCCTTGTCCTGGTACAGGCGGCGCACGAATCGGTAGCCCGCGAAATCGTCGGCGAGGAGCAGCCAGAGACAGGCCGCGGTGAAGAGGACCGAGCCGCCGGCGAGGACCGTCCAGCGGTAGCGCGAGATCAGATCCCGCATCGCCCCATGGCCGGCGCGTGGCCCGGCGGGTGGGGGCTCATGTCGCGGCAGCCACGGACGTCGGCTCCATGCGGCCGAACCACCCGTACCGGGGCCACCACCGCGGGAGCACCGGATGCCGCGCGGCGAGGCTCGTGAAGGCGGCGAGCCAGCGCGTCGGGGCGTGCATCGCGAAGAGCTGTGCGCACCAGAGGATCCGGTAGGCGCACCGGTAGCGCCCTACCAGCCGGCGGTAGTGCTCGAGCCCTTCGGCGAGACTCGTCCGACCCTCGATGACTGCCTGCACGATCTTGCCGCACTCACCCCCGAAGTAGAGCGCCGGGCGAATGCCCTCGGCGGTGAGCGGCATGCACTGCCCGGCGGCGTCGCCCACCGCGAACAGGTGCCCCACGGTCGGCCGGAGGAGCCGGTTTGGAAAGTAGGTGCCGTGGAAGCTGGTGGCGGCGATGCCGCGGTCGGAGAGGAAGCGATCGAGGGCGGGCTTGAGCTTGGAGGCGCCCACGTAGGAGCCCAGGCCGACGAGGCTCTGCGCGCCCGCCGGGAAGATCCAGCCCAGGCCGCGGCGGATCAGTCCCTTGTCGAGCCAGAAGGAGAGCCCCTCGCCCGTGAGATCTGCGCGCGCCTCCAGGCCGAACGAGTAGATGCCGCCCCGCGGGCGTTCGGGCTGGCCGCCGTTGACCACGGCGCGCCGCCACCCCGAGCAGTCCACCACGACCGGTGCGCTGAAGCGTCCCTCGGTGGTGAGCACGGCCCCCTCCTCGACGCCGGTCACCCGCGTGCGGAGGAAGCGCGCCCGGCACTGAGCGAGCAGGCCCAGGCAGAAGGCCTTGTAGTCGAAGGTGCAGAAGGGCACGGCCGACAGGTCGTACGTCACGCTGCGCCCGGGCGTGCGCACCGTGAGCCGCTCGTGCACCTGGAGCACGCTGCCGGCCACCCCGAGGGTCTGGGGCACCCAGAGCGGGGTGCCGCACGCCGAGGTCTGGACCGCGCCCACCTCGTTGCCGTCGAGGAGAAGGACGTCCCCGCGAAGCTGGCGGGCCACACCGAGCCCCGCGAAGCTCGCTCCGACCACGATCGCATCGTACTCGCGTGCCGACATCTCGCGTCCGCGACCTCCCAGCTTCGCCCGCCTTGCGCGGAGCGCCAGAGGGATACTCCGCCAAGCGCCCGACGATGTCAATTCCGCCCCTTGGCGTCCTCGTACTTGAGCACGCGCACCTTCTCCATGGTGATGAGCCCGCCCGGCATCATGCGGTCCACCAGGGGCAGAACCCGGTCCAGGTGCTCCTGGGAGTCCACCACCTCGATGACGAGCGGCAGGTCGGTGGACAGGCGGAGGATGTTGGCCGTGTGCACGACCGAGGCGGCGCCGAAGCCGGAGACGGCGCGCAGCACGGTGGCCCCGGCGAGCCCCTCGCGCCGGAACAGCTCCAGCAGCGCCACGTGCAGGGGCCGGTGCTCCCACCGGTCGCTCTCGCCGATGAACACGCGCATGAGGACCTGCTCGCCGTCGAGCTTCCGCATCGCTAGGCTCCTCCCCTCGCGGCGGTGAGGACCCGGCCCAGCTCGAGGCCGAGGCCGCACACGAGTAGACAGAGGGTGGTCGTGACCAAGACGTTGAGCGCGGCGTAGAGCCAGTCGCCGCTCTCGAGGAGCTTGAGCGTCTCGTAGGAGAACGACGAGTAGGTGGTGAACCCGCCCAGGACGCCGATCGTGAGGACCAGCCGGACGGCATCGGGGATCACCAGCGTGCTCAGGCCGACCTGCTGGAGCAGGCCGATCAGGAAGGAGCCGAGGACGTTCACCAGGAGCGTGCCGTACGGGAAGTCGGACCCGAGCCAGCGCGCCGCGACGCCACCCGCCCAGTAGCGGGCCCCGGTGCCGAGCGCCCCGCCCAGACAGATGAGGATCAGCCGCACGCGCCAGGCGGGCGAGGCACGACCGCCGGCCGGCTCCCGCTCCACGGCGCTGCGGCCTCGAAGGCCGCAGAGGCGGCGAGCACGGTCCGGTCGGCGTGACGTCGGCCCACGATCTGCAGTCCCACCGGAAGTCCCGAAGCGGTGAAGCCCGCGGGGACGGTGGCGGCAGGTTGGCCCGTGAGATTGAAGGGGAACGTGAAGGGCACCCAGCCGAGCGGCGAGATCGCCCGACCGTTGATCGCGGCCGGCGGGGGACCGGCCGCCGGGAAGGCCGGAACCGGCATCGTCGGGGTGATGAGCAGATCGAAGCGGGCCAGGAAGCGCTGCACCTCACCCCAGAGCTCGCGCCGGCGGCGCGCGGCCTCGAGGTACTGCGCGGCCGTGACTGTCTGGCCGAAGCGCAGGAAGGCGACGAGCGTCCGGTCGAGCTCGCGCTCGGCGTCCGCCAGCCGGCCGCCCCAGGCCGCGAAGGTCTCGGCCGCCGCCATGACGCGGAAGATCTCCTCCGGGTCCTCCCACGTGGGCACCACGGCCTCCACGTGGCAGCCCAGGGACTCGAACTCCACCGCCGCCCGTTCGCACAGCGCGGCCACCTCAGGATCCACGAGGGCCCGGCCCAGGTCCGGCGCCCAGGCGACACTGAGGCCGGCGATGCCCGCGTCGCACGCCGCGAGGAAGAGGCCGCCCGCGTCGGCCGGCAGCGAGTGGCGGTCGCGATCGTCGGGCCCGGCGAGGGCGTCCAGCATGAGGGCCGCATCCCGCACGGTCCGCGCCATGGGGCCCGTGTGTGAGAAGGTCTCCCAGCCGGGAAAGCCGGGCCCGGACGGAACCCGCCCGAACGAGGGCTTGAGCCCGTAGATCCCGCAGAACGAGGCGGGGATGCGGATGGAGCCGCCGCCATCCGTCCCGAGGGCAAAGGGGCCCAGGCCGGCGGCGACGGCTGCGGCTGCGCCGCCGCTGGACCCGCCCGGCGTCATCTCGAGGTTCCAGGGGTTGCGCGTGATCCCGAAGAGCGGGCTGTCGGTCATGCCCTTGTGGCCGAACTCCGGCGTCGCGGTCTTGCCGATGATCACGGCGCCGGCCGCCCTGAGGCGCTCGACGCTGACCGCGTCCTCCTCGGGATAGTGCTCGACGAAGAGCCGCGACCCACCCGTGGTCCGTATGCGGCGGGTGAAGATGAGGTCCTTCACCGAGACAGGCACACCGTGAAGAGGCGGGAGCGGCTCTCCCGAAAGCACGGCCACCTCCGCCGCCAGGGCGGCATCACGCGCTTCCTCCTCGGCGACCGTGCAGAAGGCGTTGAGGAGCGGACCGAGCTCGGCGATGCGCGCCAGGATCGCGTCCGTCACCTCGACCGGGGAGACCTCCCTGTCGCGGATGAGCCCCGCCAGCTCGACGGCCGAGCGCCAGGCGAGGTCGGCGCCGGCCATCAATGCCGGGCCGGGCGCCGCGCGAGAGTCAGGTCCACGTGGGTGGCGCTGGCCCCCTCGATGACCGTCACGCGGCACAGATCCTCGCCCTTCGCGTACTCCGCCCACTGGCCCTTGAAGCCCTCGGGGTTCACGAAGCGCTCGGTGGCCCTCTCCCGCCAGCCGCTCCGGGGCATGAGGCGGCGCACCTCGGCGAGGGTGGCCTCCACGTCGGTCTTGGCGAAGTAAACCAGCTTGGCGGCCGTGACGCCGGCGGTCTCGATGACCACCCAGTCGCGCGAGTAGGGCTGCCACGCTTCGGAGACGGGGACATCGGTGAAGGGCTGGGCCGGCAGGCCCCCCGTGGACGCGCAGGCACCAAGCAGAAGGGCGCAGCCAGCGACGAAGGCTCGCACGGCCCGCATTGTAGCATCAGCGCCCGGAGGGACCGGAGGCTCGCCCGAAGATCGCCTCGAGACAGCGCCGGGTGCGCCGGGGCCCATCACCCGCGGCCAGCGCGGCGTGGAGCCGCCTGAGGTCCGCCTCGGTATCCACGTCGAACCACCGGGGCAGCAGATGTGTCCGGAGTCCGAGCCGCGCGGCCTTCTCCACGGTCAGGGCCAGGACCCGCTCCGTGCTCCACGGGATACCCTCGAAGAGGTCCGGCCGGGGCTGGCGGAGCCCGATGAGGTAGTACCCGCCGTCGTCGCAAGGGCCCAGCACCAGGTCCGCGGCATCCCGCCCGAGGACGTCGGCGGCTTCCAGCACATGCGCCATGGGCAAGGTCGGGCTGTCGCTGTCCAGGGCCATGGCGCCCGGGTGCCCCTGGGCGATCAGGGTCGTCAGGAGCCGCGAGAGCCGCTGCCCCAGGTCCCCCCCCTGCTGAGCGACGAGCCGGAATCCCTCCGGGGCGAGCGCGGCCATGCGCGCGGTCCCGGCCGGCGGCGTGAAGGCCGCCAGCGGCGCGATCCCGGGCAGGGCAGCCAGCGCCTCGAGCCTGTCGAGCAAGAAGCAGCGATAGAGGAGCGTCGCCATCTCGGGGGCCAGCGGCGGGGAGAGCCTCGACTTCACCGGCCCGAGCCCCGGCACCTTCGCCATCACCGCCACGGCCGGCGGGACGACCGATGGGCTGGGGCCTCTCAGGAGGTGCCCGCCCGGAGCAGCACCCACACGTTGAGCCCGACGAAGGCCACGATCGAGGCGGTGGACAGGAAGACGTAGGAGACGTAGACGGCCTCCTGGCGGTTGAGGCCGATCCCCCGCGCGACCCGCCCCCAGAGCGAGTTGCGCACGAAGCTCACGGACTCGTGGTTGAGCGTGGGCATGCCCAGGAGATCCACGAGGACGTGGTAGCCGTCCATCTCGAGGAAGCAGAAGGGGTAGAGGCTCACGAACAGCGACTGCAGCTGAAGGACGGCCGAGGCCGCGAGGAACCCCTTGAGGAGGCCGGGGCCCAGCAGGCTCGCGACCCAGAGGTAAAACGCGCCGAGGAACAGATGCACCAGCGGCCCCACCAGCGCGGCGACGAGGCGGGCCCGCCGCGAGCCCATGAAGATGTCGGTCACGTCGGCATAGAAGGTCGGGATGAAGCCGTGGAGCATCGTGAAGCCGAACTCCCGGACGTGCCGCCCGTAGTGGACGAGGGCCAGCGCGTGGACGACCTGGTGGCTGATCACCGTGAGCCAGAAGAAGAGCTTCACGAGCAGGATGGCCACGATCGGGTGCGCGGCCAGCGCGCTGGAGACCTCGGCCCGGTCGGCCCAGAGCAGCACGGCACCGCGGGCGCCGAGCACCGTGATGAGGCCGAGCCCCACGGCCGCGAACGGGGTGAAGATCACGAAGGCCCCGTAGCGGTAGACGCGCTCGAAGAGGTTGTGAGCCCGACGGCTCGTCACGGTGAGCTTCTCGAGCACCCTGAACGCCGCCTCGGCCGCGCGCACCGCGGGGTTGCGCCGGTGCCGGGCCAGCACCTCCCGCAGGCGGGAGACAGGGCGCATCGTCAGGAGCTCGGCGCGGCGGAGCTTGGAGATGAGGGTCGGGATGATGTCGAAGTCGAAGGCGCCGTAGCGCAGCACGTACGCGGTGGCCATCTCCTGGAGCGACGTGCGCCCGTCCATCTGGTCCCAGAGGAAGCGCTCCGGCTCCGTGAGCTGGATGTAGCGCTCGGTCTGCCGGTTCTTCAGGACATAGGAGGTCGTCCTGCGCACGCCGGAGCGAAGCTCGGCGATCTCGCATTGCTCGAGGGGAATCCGCTGCGGGCGGTGCTGGAGATAGGCGAGCCCGCTCTCGACCTTCTCGATCCGGAAGCTCTCGCCCGCCTCATCGCGGACCAGGAGCTGCATCCGGGCCTTGGGCCTGGGCGTCCCCGTCCCGTCCGGCGTAGCCACGCCCCTATCCCGGTGAGGTGTGCTCGACGTCGAGGCCCGTGGCCTCGAGACCCCAGCGCGTGACCTCCGCCACCAGCTCACCGGAGTCGCGCAGGCGCTTGATGAACACCTGCACGAGCTGGTAGAAGAACGCGGTCGCCGCTCTCGGGCTCGTCTCGATCAGGCGGTCGAGGTTGGCGCGGTCGAGCCCGTAGAGGACGACATCGGTGTCCGCCTGGACAGAAGCCGACCGGGGCTGCCCGTCGAAGAGGCTCATTTCCCCGAAGAAGTCGCCCGGCTCCAGTCGGGCCAGCACCTGGTCCACGCGGCCCGTGACGTGCTTCGAGATGACGACGGTGCCGGAGCGGATCAGGAACATCTCGCTCCCGCGATCGTGCTCGCGGAAGAGGACCTCTCCCGCCCGCAGCCGACGCTCCCTGAGCCAGGGCCACGTGGCCTGGAGCTCACGCTCGGCGATGTTCCTGAACAGGAGCACCTGCCGAAGGAAGGCGAGGTCCGGCGGCGAGGCCACTCAGCGAGATCCGGCGCGGGAGGGGAGGGGGCGCAGCGCGGTCACGTCGCCCAGCGCTTCATCATGACGGTCCGGAGCGCGCGCACCCGCTCGGCGTCGGACGTCTGCCCCGTGCGGGCCACCGCCCGCATCACCGCTGCACGCTCCTCGGCTTCGAGCTCGTAGGCGGCGAGCACCGCGGCGGGATCGCGGACAAGATCGGCGAAGAAGTCCTTGTCGATCATGGCCCGCCCGACGAGCTCCCGGATTCCCAGCCTTCCCATTCATGCCCCCTGCGGAGAGGAGTGTGGCTCCCCGGGGAGATCCGGCCTACGGTGGACCGTGGACATCCGCGGGGGTCGCCCGTGTCGCTCGGACGCGACCGCGAACGGCGCCTCATAGTAGCATGTATTCCCGCCGTGGACGCGCGCGGACGTCGGACAGGGGGACGGCCGACCTCGGGCCTCGTCCCTCGGGAAGGCGTCGACACGACCGTCGAGAGCTCCGTGCGGTCCCGGCCCTGCCGCCCCGGCCGCACGAACGCGCGTCCCGCGGCGATCAGCGCTGTCTGGTGGATTTGGCCCATCACCGGATGGTGCCCTAAACTCCGCTCACATCGACGACGCTTCCAGAGATCACCGAGCCATGAGGAGGACACGCATGCCGCTCTATCTCGACGTGCACCACAAGATCGATGGGCTGACCGGCGCAGCGGTGAGCGACGCCCACCAGAAGGACCTCGAGGTCCAGCACAGGCACGGGGTCAACTACCTCCGCTACTGGTACGACGAGGGCACCGGCAAGGTGTTCTGCCTCGTCCAGGCGCCCAGCAAGGAGGCGGCGGAGGCCGTCCACCGCGAGGCCCACGGGCTCCTCGCCGACGAGATCCACGAGGTGAAGGAAGGGGCGTAGCGGCGCGCGCGACGCCGGTCGCCATGTCCTGCTCGCAGTGCGGCCACGGCAATCCGGCCACGGCCAGGTTCTGCAACAACTGAGGAGCCCAGATCGAGACGGCCTGCCCAGCCTGCGGCCGGGCCAACCCGCCGGGCAGCCGCTTCTGCAACGCGTGTGGCGAGGCCCTCGGCCCGCGGCCGTCCCCGGCCCCGGCTGCCTCGCCCCGGACGGGTCCGGCGGCCTACACGCCCAAGCACCTGGCCGCGCGCATCCTCGCCTCCCGCGAGACGCTCGCCGGCGAGCGCAAGCAGGTCACCGTTCTCTTCGCCGACCTCAAGGGCTCCATGGAGCTGCTCGCCGACCGCGATCCCGAGGAGGCGCGCCGGCTCCTCGACCCGGTCCTCGAGCACATGATGGAGGCCGTGCACCACTACGAGGGCACGGTCAACCAGGTCATGGGCGACGGGATCATGGCGCTGTTCGGCGCGCCCCTCGCCCATGAGGACCACGCCCGCCGCGCCTGCTACGCAGCCCTCCGCATGCTGGCGAGCGTGGAGCGCTACGGTGACGCGGCGCGGCGCAGCCACGGCGTGCCCATCCAGATCCGCGTCGGCCTCAACTCCGGCGAGGTGGGTCCGCGCCATCGGCGGCGACCTGCACATGGACTACACCGCGGTGGGGCAGACGACCCACCTGGCGGCCCGCATGGAGCAGATGGCCAAGCCGGGCTCCATCCTCCTGGCGCCGGCAACCCTGGGTCTCGTCGAGGGATACGTGCAGGTCCGATCCCTGGGGGCGGCGTCCGTCAAGGGGCTCGGCGACCCCGTGGAGGTCTTCGAGCTGGTGGCCGCCACAGCGACCCGGACGCGCCTGCAGGTCGCCGCCGCGCGGGGCCTCACCCGCCTCGTCGGACGCGACGCCGAGCTCGAGCACATGCGCCAAGCCCTCGAGCGGGCGCGGGCCGGGCACGGACAGGTCGTCGCCCTCGTGGGCGAGCCGGGTGTGGGCAAATCCCGGCTGGCATGGGAGCTCGCTCCTAGCGAGAACCCCGGGACTTCACGCCGATTCTTTGGTGGTGACCCCGGCGGGATTCGAACCCGCGATCTCGACCTTGAAAGGGTCGCGTCCTTGGCCAGGCTAGACGACGGGGTCTAAACGCTCATCACTGCGGCGAAAGCACGCGCATCATAGC
It encodes:
- a CDS encoding adenylate/guanylate cyclase domain-containing protein; amino-acid sequence: MELLADRDPEEARRLLDPVLEHMMEAVHHYEGTVNQVMGDGIMALFGAPLAHEDHARRACYAALRMLASVERYGDAARRSHGVPIQIRVGLNSGEVGPRHRRRPAHGLHRGGADDPPGGPHGADGQAGLHPPGAGNPGSRRGIRAGPIPGGGVRQGARRPRGGLRAGGRHSDPDAPAGRRRAGPHPPRRTRRRARAHAPSPRAGAGRARTGRRPRGRAGCGQIPAGMGARS